Proteins encoded in a region of the Paenibacillus sp. W2I17 genome:
- a CDS encoding redox-sensing transcriptional repressor Rex has protein sequence MKSDKISEAVVRRLPVYLRYLNELHQREVATVSSQELGQRLDLNPAQIRKDLAYFGDFGRKGIGYDVSYLIEKIRHILKIDQQINVALVGAGNLGQALSNYNAYLKDNMKIVAVFDAYGPKIGSQINSLTVKPMDELTEAVKTENIRIGIITVPDTEAQNVADQLIESGIEAILNFAPTILKTPPHIRIHHADFTTDLLSLAYYLETGKDDEEDDNK, from the coding sequence ATGAAATCGGATAAAATTTCGGAAGCGGTGGTACGACGTCTGCCTGTATACTTGCGTTATTTGAACGAGTTGCATCAGCGTGAGGTGGCTACTGTTTCTTCTCAAGAGCTTGGACAGAGGCTGGATCTGAATCCGGCCCAAATTCGTAAAGACCTGGCTTACTTCGGTGATTTTGGTCGTAAAGGGATCGGGTATGATGTATCCTATTTGATCGAGAAAATTCGTCACATTCTAAAAATCGATCAGCAAATTAATGTAGCTCTGGTAGGAGCGGGTAATCTCGGTCAAGCCTTGTCCAACTACAACGCATATCTGAAAGACAACATGAAGATTGTTGCTGTATTTGATGCATATGGACCGAAGATTGGTAGTCAAATCAACAGTTTGACGGTAAAACCAATGGATGAATTGACGGAAGCGGTTAAAACGGAAAACATCCGCATCGGTATTATTACGGTTCCGGATACGGAAGCCCAAAATGTAGCGGATCAGCTTATTGAATCCGGAATCGAAGCGATCCTTAATTTTGCACCAACCATTCTAAAAACACCGCCGCATATCCGCATTCACCATGCTGACTTTACAACGGATCTGCTTAGTTTGGCCTATTACTTGGAGACTGGAAAGGACGACGAGGAAGATGACAACAAATAG
- a CDS encoding amidohydrolase gives MTTNRWVIHNGKFAVNEGGTTWNVVQGYMVVEDDKIVHIGETLPDGDKNSTKVDGKGLFFLPGLINTHGHAAMSLLRGHGDDLALQVWLQEKMWPMEAKMTSEDVYWGTSLSVLEMLKGGTTAFLDMYDHMDQVAKVVEQSGVRAALARGVIGLCSEEEQLRKLEESAAFAREWNGQADGRITTVISPHAPYTCPPDYIEKLVQVANDLNLPLHTHMSETLREVEQNVADYGLRPVAHLEKLGFFSRPSLVAHAVHLNDEEIEILARHDVAVSHNPGSNLKLASGVARVPALLKAGVTVSLGTDGPASNNNLDMFEEMRLAALIHKGVSGDPTAVPAGEALLLGTSYGAKSIFLNNTGALQVGMKADFIALDIEQAHFYPHTDLISHTIYSASAKDVEHVWVDGKQVVKHGECLTLDEERILRESQLAFDGLLAR, from the coding sequence ATGACAACAAATAGATGGGTAATTCACAACGGCAAATTTGCCGTTAATGAAGGCGGCACAACATGGAACGTGGTTCAAGGATACATGGTTGTTGAGGATGACAAGATTGTGCATATTGGTGAGACATTGCCGGATGGAGACAAAAATAGTACCAAAGTAGATGGAAAAGGACTGTTCTTCCTGCCGGGTCTGATCAATACGCATGGTCATGCAGCAATGTCGTTGCTCAGAGGGCACGGAGACGATCTTGCGTTGCAAGTATGGTTGCAGGAAAAAATGTGGCCGATGGAAGCGAAAATGACTTCAGAAGATGTATATTGGGGAACCTCGCTATCGGTGCTTGAAATGTTGAAAGGCGGAACTACAGCGTTCTTGGACATGTACGATCACATGGATCAAGTTGCCAAAGTTGTGGAGCAATCCGGCGTTAGAGCAGCACTGGCACGTGGTGTAATCGGACTGTGCTCGGAAGAAGAGCAACTGCGGAAGCTGGAGGAGTCGGCAGCGTTTGCACGTGAGTGGAATGGACAGGCAGATGGTCGCATTACAACCGTAATCTCGCCACATGCACCATATACATGCCCTCCTGACTACATAGAGAAGCTTGTGCAGGTCGCGAACGATCTGAACCTTCCTCTCCATACACATATGTCTGAAACGCTTCGTGAAGTGGAGCAGAACGTGGCTGATTATGGACTGCGTCCTGTGGCACATTTGGAGAAACTGGGCTTTTTCTCCCGTCCATCTCTGGTTGCACATGCGGTGCATCTTAATGACGAAGAAATTGAAATTTTGGCCCGTCATGATGTGGCTGTATCCCATAACCCGGGAAGTAACCTGAAACTCGCTTCCGGTGTTGCGCGGGTACCTGCGTTGCTGAAAGCAGGAGTTACCGTGTCACTCGGAACAGACGGACCGGCAAGCAACAACAACCTGGATATGTTCGAGGAAATGAGACTGGCTGCATTGATCCACAAAGGTGTATCTGGTGACCCGACGGCAGTACCAGCAGGCGAAGCGTTACTACTCGGAACGTCATATGGTGCCAAATCTATCTTCTTGAACAATACCGGAGCGCTTCAGGTCGGCATGAAGGCTGATTTTATCGCCCTTGACATTGAACAGGCACATTTCTATCCACATACAGACCTGATCTCACATACGATCTACTCGGCTTCTGCCAAAGATGTTGAGCACGTATGGGTGGATGGAAAACAAGTGGTGAAACATGGCGAATGTCTGACGCTGGATGAAGAACGCATTTTGCGTGAGTCTCAATTGGCATTTGATGGTCTGCTTGCTCGTTAA
- a CDS encoding DUF5590 domain-containing protein: MKKKKKWIWISLLALVLILFGLQRYYVYVTQDQRKEEALAIQAAQKQLGITSYDELRKYIWGDKEGSDNIYWTLIGKNKDNQDVMVWVKFDANNQPATGANAVHSELLQNGMSEAQIRNRFSSEVPAGEIKRIMPGVVNGIYVWQVYYKDGTHNHYRFYRFSNGEQVDLVYTLPNS; the protein is encoded by the coding sequence TTGAAGAAAAAAAAGAAGTGGATATGGATTTCGCTGCTTGCACTAGTTCTGATTCTGTTTGGACTTCAGCGTTATTACGTCTATGTCACACAGGACCAACGTAAGGAAGAAGCGCTCGCCATACAAGCAGCACAGAAGCAACTGGGCATTACATCCTATGATGAATTGCGCAAGTACATCTGGGGAGACAAAGAAGGCTCTGACAACATCTACTGGACCCTGATCGGCAAAAATAAGGATAACCAGGATGTTATGGTCTGGGTTAAATTCGATGCAAACAATCAACCGGCTACGGGGGCAAACGCTGTACACAGTGAGCTGCTGCAGAATGGCATGTCCGAAGCGCAGATCCGCAATCGCTTCAGTTCTGAAGTTCCTGCCGGCGAGATTAAACGAATCATGCCCGGAGTTGTGAATGGAATATATGTGTGGCAAGTGTATTATAAAGACGGTACGCATAACCACTATCGCTTTTATCGTTTTAGCAACGGAGAACAGGTGGACCTGGTCTATACACTCCCGAACAGCTAG
- a CDS encoding AAA family ATPase: MPKWTKEVAIGFFPVLIIFLAFTGVNIVPILIAAVLVGALLFMMQMRGGITVGAAQERKRKKKGPSKLTFEEIGGQDSAKQELREALDFLIKHEEIRKFGIRPLKGILLTGPPGTGKTLMAKAAAHYTDSVFVAASGSEFVEMYVGVGASRIRDLFKDARTRATKENKENAIIFIDEIDVIGGKREGGQQREYDQTLNQLLTEMDGIYSSDTPRILVIAATNRKEMLDSALTRPGRFDRHIQVDLPDKKGRKHILELHAVNKPLMKEVNLEKTAEESYGFSGAQLESVMNEAAIYAMRDGMLNIEQRHLSMAIDKVMMGEKTDRESSVEEKKRVAIHELGHAIMAELVRPGSVSQVALSPRGQALGYVRHNPQQEQFLYTKRFLEEQIMIALGGAAAEEMYYGGRSTGSRNDFDQATNVVQTMMASGLTSLGIVNMDMVTTEELMRENKLILQELMEQTKQLLEEQRTIFDNSLDILIREEVLSGEQFRCQFRDSALLPA, translated from the coding sequence ATGCCTAAATGGACAAAAGAAGTTGCCATCGGATTTTTTCCCGTATTGATTATTTTCCTTGCTTTTACTGGTGTTAATATTGTTCCGATTCTGATTGCAGCGGTACTTGTCGGAGCTTTGCTGTTCATGATGCAAATGCGTGGCGGGATTACAGTAGGCGCTGCACAGGAACGTAAACGGAAGAAAAAAGGACCTTCCAAGCTTACTTTTGAAGAAATTGGCGGACAGGACAGTGCCAAGCAGGAATTGCGTGAAGCGCTTGACTTTCTCATCAAACATGAAGAAATTCGGAAGTTTGGGATTCGTCCGTTAAAAGGGATCTTGCTGACGGGCCCTCCAGGGACAGGGAAAACGTTGATGGCCAAGGCTGCTGCCCATTACACCGATTCTGTTTTTGTAGCAGCATCGGGTAGTGAGTTCGTGGAAATGTATGTTGGTGTGGGTGCCAGCAGAATTCGGGATTTGTTCAAGGACGCGAGGACCCGTGCCACCAAGGAAAATAAGGAAAACGCTATTATCTTTATCGATGAAATCGATGTCATCGGGGGTAAACGTGAAGGTGGTCAACAGCGTGAATATGATCAGACCCTGAATCAGCTCCTGACGGAAATGGATGGGATCTATTCTTCCGATACGCCAAGAATTCTGGTTATCGCTGCAACGAACCGTAAAGAGATGCTGGATAGCGCCCTGACGCGACCGGGACGTTTTGACCGCCACATTCAAGTGGACTTGCCTGACAAAAAGGGTAGAAAGCATATTCTGGAACTGCATGCGGTGAATAAACCTCTGATGAAGGAAGTTAATCTGGAGAAAACAGCTGAAGAATCGTATGGTTTCTCCGGTGCACAGCTCGAAAGTGTGATGAACGAAGCAGCTATATACGCTATGCGGGACGGGATGTTAAACATTGAACAGCGGCATTTGTCCATGGCTATTGATAAGGTCATGATGGGTGAGAAGACAGACCGTGAGTCCAGTGTGGAAGAGAAGAAAAGGGTCGCCATTCATGAATTGGGACATGCCATTATGGCAGAACTCGTTCGCCCAGGCAGTGTTAGTCAGGTGGCACTTAGTCCGCGTGGTCAGGCGCTGGGATATGTACGTCATAACCCGCAACAAGAACAGTTCCTCTATACAAAGCGCTTCCTGGAAGAGCAGATCATGATTGCACTTGGAGGAGCAGCTGCGGAGGAAATGTACTACGGTGGTCGTTCCACAGGTTCACGCAATGACTTTGATCAGGCAACCAATGTTGTACAGACCATGATGGCTTCGGGGTTGACTTCACTTGGGATTGTGAACATGGATATGGTAACAACCGAGGAACTGATGCGAGAGAATAAATTAATTCTGCAAGAACTGATGGAACAGACAAAGCAGTTGCTTGAAGAACAACGGACAATTTTCGACAATTCACTCGACATCCTGATTCGTGAGGAAGTTTTGTCCGGCGAGCAATTTCGTTGTCAATTTCGTGACAGTGCCCTTCTACCAGCATAA
- a CDS encoding 3-hydroxyacyl-CoA dehydrogenase family protein has product MFFKKIGVVGGGTMGQGISQMLAAKGLDVLLVEHTTQKLDHAYDMIETNLDKQLEKWAITKAEKKLILSRITKVAHLAELGTCDMVIETISEDLDAKKAVFSQLDQVCPSNVILASNTSTLSLTELASSTKYPERVIGMHFIHPVSRVDLVEIIRGLKTSDTTFEETRRFVEEVADKKGVMIYESPGFVTSRLICLLINEALHVLQEGVASAEDIDDAMRIGYNFQHGPLEMADRFGLDSVEAALERMFREFGELKYRPSTVLKKMVRAGHLGAKTGEGFFKYDKDGDRL; this is encoded by the coding sequence ATGTTTTTCAAAAAAATAGGAGTTGTCGGCGGCGGTACGATGGGGCAAGGTATTTCCCAGATGCTCGCAGCCAAAGGACTTGATGTGCTTCTCGTGGAGCATACAACACAAAAGCTGGACCATGCATATGACATGATCGAAACCAATCTGGATAAACAACTGGAGAAATGGGCGATTACAAAAGCGGAGAAGAAATTGATTCTTTCCCGTATTACCAAGGTAGCTCATTTAGCTGAACTTGGAACTTGCGACATGGTCATTGAGACAATTTCAGAGGATCTGGATGCGAAAAAAGCAGTATTCAGCCAACTGGACCAAGTTTGTCCAAGCAATGTCATTCTGGCAAGTAATACATCCACGCTGAGTTTGACCGAGCTTGCAAGCTCGACCAAATACCCAGAGCGTGTTATTGGTATGCACTTTATTCACCCGGTATCCCGGGTTGATCTTGTAGAGATTATTCGTGGACTGAAAACTTCGGATACAACATTCGAAGAGACCAGACGTTTTGTTGAAGAAGTAGCGGACAAAAAAGGAGTCATGATCTATGAATCACCTGGATTCGTAACTTCCCGCTTGATCTGCCTGCTGATTAACGAAGCGTTGCATGTATTGCAAGAAGGTGTTGCATCTGCTGAAGATATCGATGATGCAATGCGTATCGGATACAACTTCCAACATGGACCACTCGAAATGGCTGACCGTTTTGGATTGGATTCTGTTGAAGCTGCACTCGAAAGAATGTTCCGTGAATTCGGAGAATTGAAATATCGTCCTTCAACAGTCCTGAAGAAAATGGTGCGTGCAGGACACCTGGGTGCCAAAACAGGCGAAGGATTCTTCAAGTACGACAAGGATGGTGACCGACTGTGA
- a CDS encoding acetate/propionate family kinase — MKVLVINAGSSSLKYQLYNMTDESVLAKGLVERIGMDSSILTHKPTGREDVTEVSEILEHTTAIRKVIDILTHKENGVLDSVSEIQAVGHRVVHGGEAFKESALVDDAAKAEIRRLFDLAPLHNPAAMMGISAAEANMPGVPQVMVFDTAFHQTMPEKAYLYAIPRVLYKKYKVRRYGAHGTSHDFVSKAAAEYLDRPLEDLKIITCHVGNGGSVTAVKGGVSVDTSMGMTPLEGLMMGTRSGDLDPAIVPYVMNKEELSVSEVNSMLNKHSGLLAISGISSDMREITEGMENGDANSTLAFEMYEYRLRKYIGSYAAAMNGVDVIVFTAGVGENSVVLRQKVCEQLTYLGVELDEALNAIRSGEPRRITTANSKVEVLVVPTNEELVIARDTHRIVLNSQ, encoded by the coding sequence GTGAAAGTACTCGTAATTAATGCGGGGAGTTCCTCGCTCAAATATCAACTGTATAATATGACTGACGAATCTGTACTGGCTAAAGGTTTGGTAGAACGGATCGGAATGGATTCCTCCATTCTGACACACAAACCGACAGGCCGTGAGGATGTTACAGAAGTTAGTGAAATTCTGGAGCATACAACAGCAATCCGTAAAGTTATTGATATTTTGACTCACAAAGAAAATGGTGTACTGGATTCTGTAAGTGAAATTCAAGCTGTTGGACACCGTGTTGTTCACGGTGGTGAAGCATTTAAAGAATCTGCATTGGTAGATGATGCTGCCAAAGCTGAAATTCGTCGTTTGTTCGACTTGGCTCCACTTCATAACCCTGCAGCAATGATGGGTATTAGTGCGGCTGAAGCCAACATGCCTGGTGTTCCACAGGTTATGGTCTTTGATACAGCGTTCCATCAGACGATGCCGGAAAAAGCTTATCTGTATGCTATTCCGCGTGTGCTTTACAAAAAATATAAAGTACGTCGTTACGGCGCACATGGTACTTCCCATGATTTCGTAAGCAAGGCTGCTGCTGAGTATCTGGATCGTCCATTGGAAGATCTGAAAATTATCACTTGTCACGTTGGTAACGGTGGCAGTGTAACAGCAGTTAAAGGTGGCGTATCCGTGGATACTTCGATGGGTATGACTCCACTTGAGGGACTGATGATGGGAACACGTAGTGGTGACCTTGATCCAGCCATCGTACCTTATGTAATGAACAAGGAAGAACTGAGCGTAAGCGAAGTAAACTCCATGTTGAACAAACACAGTGGATTGCTTGCGATCTCCGGAATCAGCAGCGACATGCGTGAGATTACGGAGGGTATGGAGAATGGCGATGCCAACTCCACGCTTGCTTTTGAAATGTACGAATACCGTCTGCGTAAATACATCGGCTCATATGCAGCTGCAATGAACGGTGTAGACGTGATCGTCTTTACGGCTGGTGTAGGTGAGAACTCCGTTGTACTTCGCCAAAAAGTATGTGAGCAGCTCACTTATCTGGGTGTTGAACTGGATGAAGCGCTGAATGCCATTCGTTCCGGTGAACCGCGCCGGATCACAACAGCGAATTCCAAAGTGGAAGTTCTCGTTGTGCCAACAAACGAAGAATTGGTCATTGCACGTGATACACACCGAATCGTATTGAATTCTCAGTAA
- the asnS gene encoding asparagine--tRNA ligase: protein MNTNCVIRNVNEHVGETVTIGVWINNKRSSGKIQFLQLRDGTGYIQGVVVKSEVSEEIWNNAKSLTQESSLYVTGIIREEPRSASGYEMTVTGVEIIHLTENYPITPKEHGVDFLMDHRHLWLRSTKQRAVMVIRAEIIRAVQQFFDGNGFTQVDPPILTPSSAEGTTNLFHIKYFDEDAYLTQSGQLYMEAAAMALGKVYSFGPTFRAEKSKTRRHLIEFWMIEPEMAFVDHEESLRVQEKFIAHVVQSVVKNCRAELESIGRDVSKLEGIVAPFPRIKYDEAIEFLHGQGFDIPWGEDFGAPHETAIAEKYNTPVFITHYPAGIKAFYMKPDPNRPEVVLCADMIAPEGYGEIIGGSQRIDDPELMQQRFEEHNLSDEAYQWYLDLRKYGSVPHSGFGLGLERTVAWICGLDHVRETIAFPRMLYRLYP from the coding sequence ATGAATACGAATTGTGTAATTCGTAATGTGAACGAGCATGTGGGTGAAACCGTAACAATCGGTGTCTGGATTAACAACAAACGTTCCAGCGGTAAAATTCAGTTTTTGCAGCTGCGTGATGGAACCGGATATATCCAAGGGGTTGTTGTAAAAAGTGAAGTTAGTGAAGAGATCTGGAACAATGCCAAGAGCCTGACACAAGAAAGCTCTTTGTATGTTACAGGTATTATTCGTGAAGAACCTCGCAGTGCGTCCGGTTACGAGATGACTGTTACAGGGGTTGAGATCATTCACCTGACTGAAAACTATCCAATTACGCCTAAAGAGCATGGTGTTGATTTCTTGATGGATCATCGTCATCTGTGGCTTCGTTCCACGAAGCAGCGTGCTGTTATGGTGATTCGTGCAGAGATTATTCGCGCTGTTCAGCAGTTCTTTGATGGTAACGGATTCACACAAGTTGATCCTCCGATTTTGACACCATCGTCTGCGGAAGGAACAACGAACCTGTTCCACATCAAATACTTTGATGAAGATGCTTATCTGACACAAAGTGGTCAATTGTATATGGAAGCTGCAGCCATGGCGCTGGGCAAGGTATATTCCTTCGGTCCAACATTCCGCGCAGAGAAGTCCAAAACACGTCGCCACTTAATTGAGTTCTGGATGATTGAGCCGGAAATGGCATTTGTAGATCACGAGGAAAGTCTGCGCGTACAAGAGAAATTTATCGCTCATGTCGTTCAATCTGTGGTGAAAAACTGCCGTGCAGAACTGGAATCTATCGGTCGTGACGTATCCAAACTCGAAGGCATCGTAGCTCCATTCCCGCGTATTAAGTATGATGAAGCAATTGAGTTCCTGCATGGACAAGGCTTTGATATTCCTTGGGGAGAAGACTTTGGTGCACCGCACGAAACAGCTATTGCTGAGAAGTACAATACACCCGTCTTTATCACACATTACCCTGCGGGAATCAAGGCATTTTATATGAAACCAGATCCGAATCGTCCTGAAGTTGTCCTCTGTGCGGATATGATTGCACCAGAAGGCTACGGAGAGATTATTGGCGGTTCGCAGCGTATCGATGATCCGGAATTGATGCAACAACGTTTTGAGGAGCACAATCTCTCGGATGAAGCTTACCAATGGTATCTGGATTTGCGTAAATACGGATCGGTTCCTCACTCCGGTTTCGGTCTGGGATTGGAGCGGACGGTAGCATGGATCTGTGGATTGGATCATGTACGTGAAACAATCGCATTCCCACGTATGCTCTATCGTCTGTACCCTTAA
- a CDS encoding DnaD domain-containing protein, with the protein MEDTTSKAWLDGAAYGMTSGTAHLPYALLRYYHQLGLSDAEVLLLIQLLGFRQAEFNEFPTLEELAARMGLAPEGIARMLQRLMRDGYIAIDEHRDEERDIQYERYDLHGLYAKLAACTAEEVAAFRAEQQSSNTARQDSNSVQKEEEERNMFSIFEKEFGRPLSPMECETISGWLDQDRYQEELILMALKEAVFAGKVHFRYIDRILLEWSRNRVKTVQDAKAYTQRFRNGGR; encoded by the coding sequence ATGGAAGACACCACATCCAAAGCTTGGTTGGATGGAGCAGCTTATGGCATGACTTCGGGTACAGCCCATCTGCCGTATGCCTTGTTACGTTATTATCACCAGCTTGGCCTATCAGATGCAGAAGTGCTTCTTCTGATTCAACTGCTAGGGTTCCGTCAAGCAGAGTTCAATGAGTTTCCCACGCTTGAAGAGCTTGCGGCGCGCATGGGACTTGCACCTGAAGGCATTGCCAGAATGTTGCAACGTCTGATGAGGGATGGGTATATTGCTATTGACGAGCACCGTGACGAAGAACGGGACATCCAGTACGAGAGATATGATTTACATGGATTATATGCCAAACTTGCAGCGTGCACTGCTGAAGAAGTAGCCGCATTCCGTGCGGAGCAGCAGAGTAGCAATACAGCACGTCAAGATTCGAACAGTGTTCAAAAAGAAGAGGAAGAACGGAACATGTTCTCCATTTTCGAAAAAGAATTCGGACGTCCGCTCTCGCCAATGGAGTGCGAGACGATATCCGGCTGGTTGGATCAGGACCGTTATCAAGAGGAATTGATTCTAATGGCTCTGAAGGAAGCGGTTTTTGCAGGCAAAGTACATTTCCGGTATATCGATCGAATCCTGCTTGAGTGGAGTCGCAATCGTGTCAAGACCGTTCAAGACGCGAAGGCGTACACACAGCGGTTTCGTAATGGTGGACGTTAA
- a CDS encoding RNA polymerase sigma factor, with translation MRTLIDKYSQHVYHVAYSVLRNDQEAQDAAQEAFIQMYKSLPDYRSEGFKTWLTRIAFHKAIDAKRKLGRRTAEDLGGEEKIINMPGRDEDVLTRLVREERQDKLRERINQLPAQHRDIITAYYLSEKNYEQIASDAQVAVKTVESRLYRARQWIRKHWKEDEWRE, from the coding sequence ATGCGTACTCTGATTGATAAGTATAGCCAGCATGTATACCATGTGGCCTATTCCGTACTCAGGAACGATCAGGAAGCACAGGATGCAGCTCAGGAGGCGTTCATACAGATGTATAAGTCTCTCCCCGACTACCGTTCTGAAGGTTTCAAAACGTGGTTAACCCGAATTGCCTTTCACAAAGCGATTGATGCCAAACGCAAGCTGGGCAGACGAACTGCTGAGGATCTGGGTGGAGAAGAAAAAATAATCAATATGCCCGGACGGGATGAAGACGTTCTTACCCGTCTCGTTCGTGAAGAGCGTCAGGATAAACTTCGCGAACGAATTAATCAGTTGCCTGCTCAGCATCGTGACATTATCACTGCGTATTATCTAAGCGAAAAAAATTATGAGCAGATTGCCAGTGATGCACAGGTGGCTGTGAAGACTGTGGAATCCCGCTTGTATCGTGCCCGGCAGTGGATTCGAAAACATTGGAAGGAGGATGAATGGCGTGAGTAA
- a CDS encoding multi-tm2 domain protein, which yields MTTVHSDRNKLLAFLLNLIPGLGFMYWGRAARAVIYPLLFFGTAVGSFMLAMVTNEQDLMIFGALFAAFFWGISMLDMVIVLLRTPSAREAHYRGFGAAYGAPPHQGAAYQGAYMGQQGPMEQMNEDELHQHPGGEYGHPEGPYGQPMYRKGSEGERFFTILLSFVPGLGHLHLGLLHRGLSFLMAFFGSFAMMVFVASITNESVFLMFLLILPVIWVYCMFDAVQHVHRKQAGEILQDRTLFEELEMGRVAGRRSKVLATLLSAFPGAGHLYLGLQKRGIQLMFLFLASIYVLDLLHLSVFLFMIPLIWFYSFFDGLQCSSRYGREPLVDQPIFKDWARHQRLIGFGIAALGLYYLTIRLVIPQLNELFPNAFMTYEIRSYLNTVIVSLLLIFGGLKLLFGKQRGTGIHSAAHRNDEGADSLFLFKDRDDRL from the coding sequence ATGACGACTGTGCACTCAGATCGTAACAAATTACTCGCATTTCTATTAAACCTGATACCCGGTCTTGGTTTTATGTATTGGGGTCGGGCCGCAAGAGCCGTGATTTATCCATTGCTTTTCTTCGGAACAGCTGTTGGCTCATTCATGTTAGCAATGGTCACTAATGAACAAGATTTAATGATTTTCGGTGCACTTTTTGCTGCTTTCTTCTGGGGGATCAGCATGCTGGATATGGTTATTGTTCTGCTCCGTACACCTTCTGCCCGAGAAGCACATTATAGGGGATTCGGTGCGGCTTATGGAGCGCCTCCACACCAAGGGGCAGCCTACCAGGGAGCATACATGGGTCAGCAAGGGCCTATGGAGCAGATGAATGAAGATGAGCTGCATCAACATCCAGGTGGTGAATATGGCCATCCTGAGGGGCCCTATGGTCAACCCATGTACCGAAAAGGCAGTGAAGGTGAACGATTCTTCACTATTTTGCTCTCATTTGTTCCAGGATTGGGACATCTTCATCTGGGATTGTTGCATCGTGGGTTGTCCTTCCTGATGGCGTTCTTTGGTTCATTTGCCATGATGGTTTTTGTGGCTTCGATCACCAATGAATCGGTATTTTTGATGTTCCTACTCATACTGCCTGTAATATGGGTATACTGCATGTTTGACGCGGTGCAGCATGTCCACCGTAAGCAGGCTGGTGAGATATTACAGGATCGGACATTATTCGAAGAATTGGAGATGGGCAGAGTAGCGGGACGACGTAGCAAAGTGCTTGCAACGCTGTTATCCGCTTTTCCAGGTGCGGGTCATCTCTATCTGGGATTGCAAAAAAGAGGCATACAATTAATGTTCCTGTTCCTTGCAAGTATCTATGTTCTGGACCTGCTTCATTTATCGGTGTTCCTGTTCATGATTCCGTTGATCTGGTTCTACAGCTTCTTTGACGGGCTACAGTGCTCCAGTCGCTATGGACGCGAGCCATTGGTTGATCAACCGATCTTCAAAGACTGGGCCCGGCATCAGCGTCTGATTGGATTTGGGATTGCCGCGCTGGGTCTATATTACCTGACGATCCGTCTTGTCATTCCACAGCTGAATGAGCTCTTCCCTAATGCATTCATGACCTATGAGATCCGTTCCTATTTGAACACCGTCATTGTATCCTTGCTGCTCATTTTTGGCGGTTTGAAACTGCTGTTTGGCAAGCAGAGGGGAACGGGGATCCATAGTGCTGCTCATCGAAATGATGAGGGAGCAGACAGTCTCTTTTTATTCAAGGATCGGGATGATCGACTGTAA
- a CDS encoding methylthioribulose 1-phosphate dehydratase, which produces MGFEKITLEHKRQVLEELADIKALFASRNWFPGTSGNLSMRVGDFDPEQFYFAVTASGKDKSLRTPEDFLFVDKHGKAIETTTLKPSAETLIHCEIYRLTGCGAVFHVHTVFNNLISEFFGADGHVPIQGIELIKAFNIWEENAEIRVPVLPNFADIPSIAELVPGVLDANVPGILLRNHGIYAWGKSAFEAKRHLEAFEFLFEVMYRQLLLKGATK; this is translated from the coding sequence ATGGGCTTTGAAAAGATTACATTGGAACACAAACGTCAGGTCCTTGAAGAACTGGCTGATATTAAAGCGTTGTTCGCCAGCCGTAACTGGTTCCCCGGAACAAGTGGCAATCTGTCGATGCGTGTAGGAGACTTTGACCCAGAGCAATTTTATTTTGCGGTTACTGCCTCAGGCAAAGACAAATCTCTTCGCACACCGGAAGACTTCCTTTTTGTAGACAAGCATGGTAAAGCGATTGAAACAACAACGTTGAAACCAAGTGCCGAAACGTTGATTCACTGCGAAATCTATCGTTTGACCGGCTGCGGTGCTGTATTCCACGTGCATACCGTGTTTAACAACCTGATCAGTGAATTCTTTGGAGCAGATGGGCACGTACCGATTCAAGGAATTGAATTGATCAAGGCTTTTAACATTTGGGAAGAAAATGCGGAGATTCGTGTACCTGTCCTGCCTAACTTTGCGGATATTCCATCTATCGCTGAATTGGTGCCAGGTGTACTTGATGCCAATGTACCAGGGATCTTGCTTCGGAACCACGGTATTTATGCCTGGGGTAAAAGTGCTTTTGAAGCGAAACGTCATCTGGAAGCGTTCGAGTTCCTGTTCGAAGTGATGTACCGTCAACTTCTGCTGAAGGGCGCTACGAAATAG